Below is a window of Paramisgurnus dabryanus chromosome 20, PD_genome_1.1, whole genome shotgun sequence DNA.
tggtaacctacaatatttacctcttatggttattagagacttgggcttgagtaggctaCTTGCTAGTGGCAAGCCTTTCATTTCTCCAATGAGTCAACGACgaccggaagtgaacttcaccgagtcatattgcacagaaatcttgtcaaagaatgaaaaaatataacggtattaaccggttaccattactttaaataaacggttctgttccggaacatatattttatgaaaGTTTCTGTTTTAGTTTCTGTTCcatgcaaaacataaaaaatttctggttttcgtttttGTTCCGTGAACCGGTTAAAGCCTTGGTTTGTATCTTACCTAGTTTACATGACAGGCAATATTGTTTTTACAACACGATTAACCACGGCAGAGTCTCCTTAGTTTTGTTTAACTTGATGCGGCGTTGCAAAAACCAACAGCTGTCTGACGAATGCAATGCATTTtggttaaaactttttttggagtTTCCTCGGTGATGCATAGCTGGTATTAAGATCGtctggatcacaagtggacgacaaTACATACAGGTGTAAACGGGATGTAAAAAGTTTTGACCTAGTCCACTTTCAACTAAATTCACAGGTATGCATTAAACCGGATTGCTTTTGTGATGTAGACGCTCATGTGGTCGAATGTGTTCAAACAGCCACAAAAGATTGCCAACTCTCCACCTACTGATctaatgcagtgtttcccacaggattttgaaaGACTGTGGCGGAGATAATGTCACATgctaattagcatatatgtgacataAACTAGCAAAATAGAAATTACCCATACCTTTACCTAATCACATGTGTCTCAAACTATGTTTGAGACGTTTTAGATCGTCTCAACGTCTTACAATCATTTCTCAAAAGCGCGTATATATGTGATTATAAAACGAAAGTACGCCTCACTTCTAGACgtgaaatctataaatcacACATGGGCTTGAAATTGTGCTCAGCTGAACAGTGGCAGATTTTCGCCTTTATTAATGtcattgacatataaaagaacccctgtcaatgtttaaatcctttgagcagcaagaatggcttatatttgcaaaaacctgcagcaatcggacaagcaaaagtgcgtacgtctgctcagaccctgacgtggagCTATGCACTTTTTTACATCAAagatagttaaaaaaaatatggactttgccgtggatttttgcgtacgcacactttacaATCAAATCTTTGCAtatgcacgctttataaatgaggccccggATGAGCAGAATGATGTCATCAAATCGTTGATCGGTATTGGCAGGATAGTCCGTACTTTTTGAATGCCGAATTATGTATCTGAAATTTGTCAGTGTTTTATAGCACACTACCTTACAGATATCATTAAGGCAAACAAATTCACACTAAAAAGCCAAAAAACTTCAAgtttgatttcatggggacaTTAATAGGCGCATTCGTGCAGAGAAAACACTGATCCATTGCCGTGTTGGACTCATACACGGCAACAGGCCAGAGCTAATGGACTTTAATCCACAGTGTTTGAAGCCATGAGAGGCAGAACGTTTGGCAGCTCTGGTTTTATTTCCTCCCAGAGAAGAGAAGTTATGAGGGAAGACTTGTACTAGTTCACTGAAAACTTTTATAACCTACAACAGTACAGGTTTATATGGTGTATGTCCAGCCCTTTTGGTGTGTGTTGTGCCCAGAAATAATCTGCATATCACTCAACATTAATGCAGCctaattaaaacaaatgtatCTGGCCATCCTATAACTCAGGTTTTGTAAAAACTCATAGCAGATGTATTATTGTAATAAGGCACTGTGAAATCTTCCTTCTCAGCAGTTTGACAGTAAATGTGTTCACTGGCACATGCAAACTAGAGGTAGACCGATTAATCGGTTTTGCAGATTAATCGGCACCGATAGTTCATCTGCAAAAAATCCATGCGGAAACTTTTTTAAGTATGTCTGTTGCTTCATATCATTATGAAGTAATTAAGTTGCTGAAAAGATGCTGCATTAGTAAAGAAACAACAGCAGGAAACCAAGTTTGTCGTCAAGGCTAACAGGACGCTAATATACCTCAAACAAAAATACACGCAGATAATCCAACCCAAATGTTTAATGTCATGATTATTACCATTGATAGGCATTAGTTTATACCCAGCTGGTTACTTTATCCATATTTTAAGTTAAGGTGGAGAGAAAGTGATCTATATGCATATATGTTAACATAGCCAACAAATCAAAAtctgatttcatttatttttatcatcTTTTGTTATCTTGATTAGATGATCATTAACTGTTAAAAAAGCAAATAAAGTACAAGACTACACATATAATAGACATGTCACCAGTGGGAGTATTTCAACAGAAGTATTTACTTCAATacttattaatataattaatatatttttatttatacatttatttcatttagcaCATTTGCACACAattgttttattactttttaatacatttcagcACTGTTTAACTTTGACTGTTATGTTTGATTTTTATCCAGTATCCATTTTAAAACAACCAGTCGATTAATCGGTTATTGGCAAGTAGGGACCAACTTAGTTATCGGTATCGGTGAAACGCACGACGGTCGACCTCCAATGCCAACAACTTCACATTACCCTCTGACAGCTGATAGATATTTGCAGATCTTGCGGGCAAGATTGTGCCACCTACTGGGGTTTGGGGTTAATATCTGCTGAAATATTACTGTctaaccgtgggttcacaccagccgcgtttgaggcatcaaattcgcgtataccgcgtctagtttgccacttgaacattttgggTTTACTCGCTTTATTCgggcgtgaaattctagtcattgagacattcacttggaaatttgcatcatgggaggggcttctgcgactccggtctcttcctgtaatcacgtctctactagagcaagctcctgattggttaacgtggggcatttttctgccaaagttcaaatttttcaactcgcgtgtTTCCCACAGCAATGCTTAGACAttggcgcgaatgaggcgggaTTGCGTCTACCgcacctccagacgcgcgtcaatgcatcttcacattgacttaacattgaaatcactcgcgcttgacgcctatAACGCTACGTACACAAcaaacgcggggcatcgcgttactcgctctagattactcgtgggatttaactttgtgtcatgcaaattttttgctcgagttgaatattttgaaCTTGGGCAAAGACGCGTTTtaggcgaatagcgcgtgttttcacGGCAAACGTGCCGCCCATATCgcatcattcgcatcgccccacgcaaggacgcgtctgatcgcgtctttggattgactttgtatgtaatctactcgcgcaagtCATTGAACTCTCATCTGGTGTGAATCCACAgtaacgcggctggtgtgaacgcagcataacacACTTATTGTACATAAGAAACAATCACATGCTTGACCCAGATTAGATGGTCTGCTGGTCTTTGCTGGTCTCTGAGGTTGTTTAAGCAGGTCTGTTGGCTGGTTTCAAAAGAGATTTGGGCAGACCGGCTTTCTTACCcccttaaaggtatagttcacctaaaaactaaaagtcattatttacttacagtcatgttgttgtaaacctgtaaGAAACTTAtacagaagatattttgataagttaaccacacagctgatggcatccatagtaggaaaaacaaatataggAGTTAATTGTGTGATTACtacatcttcttttgtgttcaacaaaataaTGAAACTGACAagaaatgacagaattttcatttttgatttTATCACTTTAAATCAGAAAGATCAGCAAACCATCTTAGGATGGTTTATACCTTTTCTCAGCTAGGAAAGAAATGTACACTACAAAGactttttaaaggaatattttattCCCATCTGTCATTGAAACATGactaataaagtttttttgatatttgtttaAGGTTTGGGGAATGAATTTGATTTGATGGTTTTGACAACAGCATAGTTCAGTTGTAGAAACTTCCGGGCCTTAATCACTAAATCATTGACCGCCTATGCAGAGTGATTGGGGAAAAAACGCAGGATGTGGCTTGTGAAGATTTGGAAAAGTCATTCGTTTATACAGTTGAAACCACTATTCACTCCCTATGGGGTGGTTCTGACAAAGCAAACCATGACCAATTTGGCACTGATATTGACCACAAGATGATGTGTGTTATATCTGATCTCGATGGCAGCGAATATGATTTTTCATTTACTCAGCACTGATCCAAAGGCCCTCCCTCGAGCTAACAAACCAAAAGCATCTGGTTACAAGAACTTACATGGCTCGTCTCCAAACTCCCCCTTCCAGGTTAAAAAACCAGGGGTCAGAGTTTATCACCCCAGCCTCGAGCACAGCCATAGCAGCAGATAATGAGGGGAGGGGTCAAAGTTCATCAAGCTTCAGTGCACAGGTCGTGGGGAGTTGAACCCTTCTGTAAGTTTTAACCGTGAGCAGGAATTCCCATACATTATATATTCAGCGCATTGGAGACAGCGGTGTGTTTGCACACAGCGAGAGTGTTGTGGAGTCATCCTTCTTGCAGTCTCACAAACTGTAGCGAGCTGCGTTCATGAAATTTAAACGTTTTTATTTGCACTGCAGAGCGATTTATTCTGTTTTGCAAGGTGGTTTGTTGGCAGGCTGCCTGGTAGAAGTGGAGACAACCATTTGTCAGTGGTATGAGCATGGATACTTTTGCAAACTGAGCTTTGGCAAGAAGCAAATCAAAGATTGAATGATATCAGAccaataagttttttttatctttttaaattAATTCAGATGTGTATAGACCATAAGATTCCTTATCAGATACCTTTGAAAGTCTAGTCATGTTTAAAAACGTTACagttttacagtaaatgtaGTTTTTGGGATGCTGTTTGTCAGGTATTTTAATTATGTAGCAAACTATTTAATATCTCAGCCTATTTAATGATTCTATCTGACTGCAAAACTCGATTTTCTGGGTCAGATTAGGTGGAAAGAGTTtgttactcattaaaaaaaaactgtgcaacAGCGAAATTGCGATTTTCTCAGTTGCTTGGTTTCTGTGCAGTTgaaaattaaaacaattaaaattgttGTCATTAATTCATTCTCAAGTTGTTCCAATTAGATCTGGGCCACCATTCACCTCCATACTATAACTTATTTCCTACTGTAGAAGTcagtggtgccccagatctttGTTAAAAACATATCTTCCCATGtattcagcaaaacaaagacatttatacaagtttggaacaagactttaagataaaaaaatctttggtgtccccagagtacgtatgttaagttttagctcaaaaaaacagatcatttattataacatgtttaaattgactctttgtaggtgtgagcaaaaatctgACGTTTtgagtgtgtcctttaaaatacaaatgagctgatgaaattcaaacattgatcaccataatggtggtttatcaattattttctctctctctctctctctcgctctctctttacacatggcagtgctgtggttggatagagCAGATAAGGGGGTGatgttattataataagatccccttctgacatcacaaggggagccaaatttcaatgacttatttttttacatgcttgcagagaatggtttaccaaaactaagttactgggttgatctttttcacattttctagattgatataagcactggggacccaattatagcgctaaacatggaaaaaagtcagattttaatgatatgtcCCATTTGAGGATCGCATAATTTTACATTGCTGTGGTTTCATGATGTACAGAAATTTCTATTTGCATACTACCTGGTTACAATGTGATGCCAGGGTAACAAATGTAATTTatatagtgttttttttaagtggccACATGTTTTATGATTTAAATAACTAAAGTGTCTTGGATGGAGAAAGAGATGTGTGCAAGGCAAAAAAGTTCTTGTCTTGACAGATAGGACCACACTTAAGAAGAATTCTTTAAAAAAGTCCACTGATTCCACTGAGATGCTTCCCGTATCCGACAGATTTCTGCATCAGGGAATTTCTGCATCAGAGTTTATGGGGGAAATGTTTAAACTGCACAGGTCATAATTTTATGGCTCATTTGGACCCTTGAAGTTATGAGCAGCAACACTTTGCACATAAACATTAATCAGGATGAGATACTGCTATGATTTATGTCCGTTTAAATGTGCAGTGAGCAGAGACAGAGATGGGTTTACAAATCTCTTGAGTCACCCATCAGGGCAGTCACTGAAATCCTGCAACACTGGAATACACATTTAATCAAACCCATGCCTGtagctttgtttttatttaaacaattaatCTCAATTTggttcttataataaactgtgCTCCCTAAAATCATAGTTTTAGTTCCCCTTTAGTCAGTAATGTTCTCTCTTAAATCTGATTTTTGATTATCGAAATGATACATTTTAAAGATATTTGCTCCTGTACAGCTCAGTGATAGAGTATTATGTTAACGGTGCAAATGgccatgggttcaaacccaggaaacacacaggctgataaaaaatgtatacctagTAATGCAAGTAAATTAGATAAAGTGTCTGGacaatgcatacatgtaaatgtagtATATGTGGACTTAGAGGTGTAACAATTACCAGTTTTATGGTTAAGTGCGATAAAATATCCAACAATAATTACCACGTTATCTTTTTATTAAGTCCAACCTTGCCATTGTCACGGCCTGAAAAACCCTGTCCAACATCAACCAATTTAAGCAATAATGTGAGACAAACACATTCATTCACTTCTGTTCACATGTGTTTGTGATGAAAGTGCTTCACTGACTGAATTTAAATCCAAAATTTCACATTTAGGGAAATCTAGTTGTACTGATGCATGTTTACTTAATATTTCTTTAGACAGATTCATATTTTCTCTTCATTTTCTATTAAATGATGTGATTTGATGAGTTTAAAACTCTGTTTGTTTCTTCAGTGATTGCTGTGAGCTcgggggcctcatttataaaagtgCGACGTAGGAACTGTCCTACATTTCATCTAAGACCATTTCTGAAATGATCGTAAGTGTGATTCAGAGAAAAGGAGCTTACGCACAAAAAACGTGCGTACGCCTCTTTTCCAGATGTGCGGTTTATAAATCACAAATTATCTTAAAATTGTGCGCAGCTGAATGCTTTTAGAACTCCGCCTTGTAAACGCCCCTAATTTAATTCATtagcatataaatattaaattttcAAAGACCAAATTCTCTGACTGCTACAATGGCGAGTGGtaagaaaacatatttgttgttgtttgcttaagtttttaatatttctaaatTCTAACATGGAAACTTTATTGACATCACTCAAGTTAAGGCGATTATTAGTGGATCTTTCAATTCACGGGTTTcatttaaatatagttttacaCGTAGGCTAAACATAATTTGtgtctttaaagttttgtttcagtttgccATGCCTCCTGCGCGGCGGTGTTAAAATAAGATATTTACACCTTTAAAATTCAATTTCATATCTTAAACTGTGGAAATATATTCCATATGGATTCATTTGGATTGACAGATGTTTAACATAAAAATCAATGCAtgggaataatttatattaattttttgaaATACCCATTACTCTTAAATGTCGCATGTCCCTTGGATACATCGAGGCTTCACAATTTAGTTAATTTCACGTcgttttaatcatttaattcgATTGGTTTTACTTTCATTCAATAAAGCACATGTTCTGTAACATTTACATGCGTGTGAAAACACCGcggaacaattaaaaaaaaacaaagactaATGAATATGCACATTAGACCTCACCTCCACTCACTACCTGATCCACTCGGTCAAGTGCAAGTGCTGAAGACTAATCATATGTTTTACAATAATGTGTCCAATTTTAAAGTGCAATACATTACCATTCTAACACACTTGTGGTCAACCCTGTATTTAGTCTTCTTCTCGTTAAGACATCCCTGCTTTGCAAAACAGTTAATGATATGCATATGAAAGAAAAAGTTTTTGCTTAACTGCAGTATTACAGAAAAAAGATTCAGCAATGGTGTTAACTCATGAGTTTGCACATAGTTTGTCttaatatcatgaaaatctgactttttccatgtttaagatGCTCTAATTGGGTCCCTGGGgcttctataaacctagaaaatgtgataaagatcaacccagtaacttagttttggtaaaccattctctgtaagcatgtgaaaaataggtcattgaaattttgctccctttgtgatgtcagaaggggataataccgccccttaatctgcactatccaaccacagtaggctactgccatttagtgcagagatcagctcatttgcattttaaaggacacacccaaaaccgtacatttttgcttattttaattggcaattttaacatcttataataaattatctatatgatattttgagctaaaacttcacatacgtactctggggacaccaatgatttatttgacatcttaaaaaagtcttgtgaaatggccactttaaaataaattagaAACACCACATACTCATATAGATaacattaaaaacttaatttttcaccacagggggactttaagcTTATAATTTTGCACTACTAATGTCACCAAATAGACTtgtatgtaaggaataattgacgacgggccattgaattataagaaaataatgcacacccaacgTGCAATGCAAGTGCttttacaccgcgggtgtgcattattttcaaataattcaaaggaccggagtcaattattcctcttataccacggttaccacaaacattgctctggtgcctatttttaagacatttgacaagttaggtgtgcggttatcagaaattaatgcatacccacggaacatttgtcagccaatcagaatacagcattcaacagacccttggtataaataataataattgttttcTGACAGGTTTATGAAATACTCTCCGCAGTTTCCATTGGTTGGCTGAAAATATAGTCCTGCCCCAAACTCACCTTACTGGTTGCTTTAACTGTTTAAGGTTTGCCAAAAACTTGTCATTTTGATTTGCAATTCACACATTTCTAACTTATATTTGTCACTGCATATTAAGCTGGGATACAAGAAAGTATTTTTACTCAGAATTTAAGCCTTATAGATGTCAGAAATCATAAGACTGAGATGAGATTTTTGCAGCTGTCTGTAAAGAAAAGTCTCCTGGAGTATTCGAAGAATGAAGTCTTCTGTTTGTTTAAGACAGTTTTTCCTTCTGAGATTTGATTTAGTGAAATATATCATTTACTGTCATGTCACTTGCCAGAAACAGCCTGTGAAACATGTCTGTGGGTCTGGCTGGCTCAAACCCGTCCCAATATTTCACCTCAAACCACAAGGGAAAAACAGCTCTTCGTCTTCCAAGGCCGATGCCTGCGTGTGTCTGTCGGAGCGACTGCCGGCGTCAAATGAGGTTTTGTGCTGTCATGTTATCTCTAGAGTCCTGTTTCACGTTGATGTGCACCCATACCAAAACACAAATCGCCGTTAAGGTTTGGCTGTGAGTGACGTTCTCGTCCGGTCGGGATGTGGAAGACACATTTTACTCAGTTCTGCTAGTTTCCACAGCCTCAGTCGTGTAATTTTAGATAAGCTATGCTTGTAATATGGTTCTTATAGATCTGCTGATTTTAATTTTGCGGTTTTAAGAAGCTTGTTATTCttaaagaagccaagctacTTAACTTATATAAACAGCAGTgtggttacatttttttttcatttgagaACATTGTAATCCATCAAATATTAGCTGTGAAACGAGTTGCTGTGTGCTACATTTAGACATACATAAATATGCACATCAATTTAGCTTTAAATCATAGCAAACACACATTTGTTTGTGGTTTatattcaacttaaatttaactcagatttattaaacattttgcaATTGCAACCCTCTTATGTTAGTTTTAGTATAAGATAACTTTTTATATAGTTAAGGTTACTGTTAATGGACCGCATGCATGTTAAATATCTATTATTTTCTGCATTGTTTTGTTGGGATCCTTTTGCTCTATTGCAATATTAAATATGCGTTTCTGTAGCTTTGCATTAATTGCGCAAAGGTCATATGTTTGATCCCATGCATATAGAGACAAAATGTATACTTTgaaaagtcactttggatataAATGTCcaccaaatgcatgaatgtaaatgtaaacaaatcaTTAGGAACCTATTCAGGTTTTTAGGTTGTTCGCTCTATTCAACAACATCCTAAATTTTCCTTAAGTGCTAACTACTTTCCCTTCTGTCTCTCACAATAGCCCTTCTGGTCTCAATGAGACAAAGTAATCTACAACATTTCAGACTAATTAGTGATCCAAAAGGTTTGGCAGCCTGGCTAATTGGAAACCTAAATGCACTGCTAAACAAAGACGGAGAGGCATGGCGCAGTCCTCTCCACATTCCACATCAGATGTTTGCTTTAGAtagtgaaagtttttttttgttcgtCCTTCATTTTACTTTCTCAAGACCCTCGAGCTAAACACAGAGAAAATCTACCAAAGGGGCTTGTTGAATGAATCTTTTTAGACCTAATGATTATACATTTTAAGTACTTATTTATTATAGTCAATGGTTATTTCTAAAACAATTCATTAATGTGACTGATAAAAATGTCCAAATTGAAtactttaaatattaaatattggatattaaatgtattttttttgttatacaAATTTGGgaattttaaatagtttttcaaAAATGTCTATTTTACAATTTTGCCAAAACAGATGCAAAAGTCATAAAACAAttcatgctgggttgtttcaacccatggtgagaacattttctggattaATTTCAACCAGTGTTTATGTTTGTCCGGTTTTACCTAACCATGTGTTGAAACAAAATCTGCAAAAGTCCAAAATTCAATCATTACAATGTGTCGTTTCAAAATAATGACAAGCGTCCTACCTGGAGTTTGAGTGGCATGACCCCCGGCGAACTGCATGGGAATACACAGATCATTGTCAATGGGAAACTTGTCACACTGCAGCATCTCCGGCCAAGGAAAGCCATAGGTCTCCATGACTGGGGCGCAGCTGTCCCGCACCGCCTCGCACAGAGAGCGGCACGGGTAGATGGGTCGGTCCAGGCACACGGGGGTAAACAGCGAGCAGAGAAACACCTGCGTATCAGCGTGGCAGCGTTTCGCCAGTAGGGGCACCCAGCTGCCCGCCTGCTGCTTGACCTCGGGCATGGTTTCGTGGTCCAACAGGTTCGGTAGTCTCATCTTCTTGTAACCCACGTTATGGCAGAGCCGCAGGTCAGCTGGGATGTCCACGCACTGCGGCTGCTTGGCATAAAAACGGCCGTTGTGGAAATTGTCCGATTGCCAGCTGTAATAGTCGTATTCCTCTGCCGAAGCTGCTGAGGTGAGCAGAACCAGCGCCAGGGTCAAAACTTGGGTCAAAGACACCTGCCTGTTCTGCATTGCCATTTTGTTAAAAAGAGATGGTGAGATGTATAAACGCAGTTTAATCCTTTGCTTTTTGCTGTGAAAAAATCAAATGCTGACTGACTATTCTGGCTTTTCCTCCTCCTTCACTAGAGATGTCCTTTCAATTCTTCAGTTTCGTTATATACTCCTGGTTCGATAGGCAGGAGAGTAAGTGGCACGTCTCAAT
It encodes the following:
- the sfrp5 gene encoding secreted frizzled-related protein 5, whose translation is MAMQNRQVSLTQVLTLALVLLTSAASAEEYDYYSWQSDNFHNGRFYAKQPQCVDIPADLRLCHNVGYKKMRLPNLLDHETMPEVKQQAGSWVPLLAKRCHADTQVFLCSLFTPVCLDRPIYPCRSLCEAVRDSCAPVMETYGFPWPEMLQCDKFPIDNDLCIPMQFAGGHATQTPVSKVCPPCDTELKSDTIMEHYCASDFAIKMKIKEVKKEKGDRKLIAAQKKKKVLKSGVLRKKDLKKITLYIKNGANCPCSQLDNLGSNFLIMGRKVDQQLLLMSIHKWDKKSKELKNALKFMKSQQCPTYHTVFQ